Proteins encoded within one genomic window of Myxococcales bacterium:
- a CDS encoding RlmE family RNA methyltransferase: MGYERKDHFYKKAKREGKASRAAYKLFELQKRFALMRKGGTVIELGSAPGGWMQELSAMVGPKGKVVGIDILPLKIQVPKNCTFFLGDIAEKKLLMEILAKSGDKADAVVSDMAPNISGVAFADAYRSYELANLAFESCAHLLKQDGNFLAKIFPGDEFEGFVKKLKMNFKTVRVVVPEATRKTSSERYIVCIGYKNEK, translated from the coding sequence ATGGGATACGAGAGAAAAGACCACTTCTACAAAAAGGCCAAACGCGAAGGAAAAGCCTCTCGTGCCGCCTACAAGCTTTTCGAGCTGCAGAAGCGATTCGCCCTGATGCGCAAGGGCGGCACCGTCATCGAGCTGGGAAGTGCGCCCGGCGGATGGATGCAGGAACTCTCCGCGATGGTAGGCCCGAAGGGGAAAGTAGTGGGCATCGACATACTCCCTCTAAAAATCCAGGTTCCTAAAAATTGCACATTTTTCCTCGGCGACATCGCTGAGAAAAAACTTCTCATGGAAATTTTGGCCAAGAGCGGTGACAAAGCGGACGCGGTCGTAAGCGACATGGCCCCTAATATTTCAGGAGTGGCCTTTGCCGACGCATACAGATCGTACGAACTTGCAAACCTGGCATTCGAATCATGCGCGCATCTTCTAAAACAGGATGGGAATTTTTTGGCTAAAATATTTCCCGGCGATGAATTTGAAGGCTTCGTCAAAAAACTGAAAATGAATTTTAAAACAGTCAGGGTGGTCGTACCCGAAGCGACGAGAAAAACATCATCCGAAAGATACATAGTCTGCATCGGCTACAAGAATGAGAAATAA
- a CDS encoding flippase-like domain-containing protein, whose product MKKIYHNIKHLVPWMIAAAIFFYLFWQYPPKKVWESLAYVNIPAFLSFSLIYFFLLYFLDAWSIKDLMKRFGYAATLGGLLLGRGVTYLVMIVNYPASQAAFAYYLRRKYNTPIFRALGIFLFIVFVDLLWIITLAFIGSSLQDYNIGGIDLKRTIQIVALITYSGAAIWMMFWKMMPKKIDGHGFIRSVLRKIKERDIFQIFSQAGISDYVRIAITRAPIHMAIIFYMYIVLQTFDVSCPIIRILGNVPVVFMIGTLPITPGGLGTTNAAMVELLSPYITSPLFESGRISPREMLFAITILWMATNYVIKAIVGTILMKRVSKNLFKPTLELPQEIAEKEATHMHGNI is encoded by the coding sequence ATGAAGAAAATATATCATAATATCAAACACTTAGTCCCTTGGATGATAGCCGCAGCGATATTCTTCTACCTCTTTTGGCAGTACCCGCCTAAAAAAGTTTGGGAATCGCTCGCCTACGTGAACATCCCCGCCTTTCTCTCTTTTTCTCTAATCTACTTTTTCCTCCTCTATTTCCTCGACGCCTGGAGCATTAAAGATCTCATGAAGAGATTCGGTTATGCAGCGACCCTTGGCGGATTGCTGCTCGGGCGCGGCGTCACATACCTGGTGATGATAGTAAACTATCCGGCCAGCCAGGCCGCGTTCGCCTATTATCTGAGAAGAAAATACAACACCCCTATATTCCGAGCGTTGGGAATATTCCTGTTCATCGTATTCGTGGATCTCCTTTGGATCATAACGCTGGCATTCATCGGCTCATCCCTGCAAGACTACAATATCGGCGGGATCGATCTGAAGCGCACCATACAAATAGTGGCGCTGATTACTTACTCAGGCGCCGCGATCTGGATGATGTTCTGGAAAATGATGCCTAAGAAGATAGATGGCCATGGGTTCATACGCTCCGTACTTCGCAAGATAAAGGAGCGAGATATATTTCAGATCTTCAGCCAAGCTGGGATATCCGACTATGTGAGAATAGCTATCACACGCGCTCCGATACACATGGCTATAATATTTTATATGTACATCGTCCTCCAGACTTTCGACGTATCATGCCCCATCATCAGAATACTCGGAAATGTTCCGGTCGTCTTCATGATAGGGACGCTGCCCATAACTCCCGGGGGGCTTGGCACTACAAATGCGGCGATGGTCGAACTTCTAAGCCCATATATAACGAGCCCCCTATTCGAAAGCGGCAGGATATCTCCAAGGGAAATGCTCTTCGCGATCACCATCCTCTGGATGGCCACAAACTACGTAATAAAGGCGATAGTGGGGACGATCCTAATGAAGAGGGTCTCCAAAAACCTCTTTAAACCCACTTTAGAGCTCCCGCAGGAGATCGCGGAGAAAGAGGCCACCCATATGCACGGCAATATCTGA
- a CDS encoding glycosyltransferase family 4 protein — protein sequence MKVLMITWEFPPFIAGGLGMACYGIAKSLLSEGVEIDLILPTKEEVYFPLRKPDDADLLPLEFLDPARKKQLKIESYASLSEKLKLVGVSAYPESYLTPGFDFESFIEYVWSMNFRMERSEVDRLRAHLRGDEPIFRKVQELAFRVLSHVQKMSFDVIHAHDWLTYPAGIAAKGLTGKPLVSHIHATEFDRAGGVGDDRIHNIEYQGLNAADRVVSVSQYTASMIMNRYRIDNRKIRVVRNAYSVSQNVENEKKRLFKDPLVLFLGRITLQKGPDYFVEVAERVLKRFPKVRFIMAGTGDMFSRMLKRSAVKRLGDRFLFSGFLNRDQVERILSATDMFVMPSVSEPFGIVPLEAMAFGSLAILSKQSGVSEVVENAFKVDFWDVDKTADIIVRMLENPNEMRRIAMAGKEEVLAIGWKKAAQELVSVYREF from the coding sequence ATGAAAGTTTTAATGATCACGTGGGAATTTCCCCCTTTCATAGCCGGGGGGCTCGGCATGGCGTGTTATGGCATCGCCAAATCGCTTCTTTCGGAAGGTGTGGAGATAGACCTGATTTTGCCTACTAAGGAGGAGGTTTACTTCCCTCTTCGCAAGCCTGACGATGCGGATCTTCTCCCTCTGGAGTTTCTCGACCCTGCCAGAAAAAAGCAGCTCAAGATCGAAAGCTACGCGAGTCTTTCCGAGAAGCTCAAGCTGGTGGGCGTTTCTGCCTATCCGGAATCGTATCTCACTCCGGGTTTTGATTTTGAAAGCTTCATAGAGTATGTTTGGAGCATGAACTTCAGGATGGAGCGCTCCGAAGTGGACAGGCTGCGAGCCCATCTTCGCGGTGACGAGCCGATATTCCGAAAAGTGCAGGAGCTGGCCTTTCGTGTGCTGAGCCATGTTCAGAAGATGTCTTTCGATGTGATACATGCCCACGACTGGCTTACATATCCCGCGGGAATAGCAGCTAAGGGACTTACAGGGAAGCCTTTGGTTTCGCATATACACGCGACGGAGTTCGACAGGGCAGGAGGGGTTGGCGACGACAGAATACACAATATAGAATATCAGGGTCTGAATGCGGCTGATCGCGTAGTTTCGGTTTCGCAATATACCGCGAGCATGATCATGAACCGCTACAGGATCGACAACAGGAAAATCAGAGTCGTAAGGAACGCCTATTCGGTTTCCCAGAATGTCGAGAATGAAAAAAAACGCCTCTTCAAGGATCCGCTGGTCCTCTTCCTCGGGAGAATAACCCTTCAGAAAGGCCCCGACTATTTTGTAGAAGTCGCCGAGCGCGTTTTGAAGCGATTCCCAAAGGTTCGGTTCATAATGGCAGGTACCGGAGATATGTTTTCCAGGATGCTGAAGAGAAGCGCGGTCAAAAGGCTTGGCGACCGTTTTCTTTTCTCCGGTTTTCTAAACAGGGATCAGGTCGAAAGAATTCTCTCGGCCACGGACATGTTCGTCATGCCCTCTGTCTCAGAGCCATTTGGAATAGTTCCGCTGGAGGCGATGGCTTTTGGTTCGCTTGCAATACTTTCAAAGCAGTCTGGCGTTTCGGAAGTGGTGGAGAACGCCTTCAAGGTGGATTTTTGGGACGTCGATAAGACCGCGGATATAATTGTGAGGATGCTCGAAAATCCTAACGAGATGAGAAGAATAGCTATGGCCGGAAAGGAAGAGGTTCTGGCTATCGGTTGGAAAAAGGCGGCGCAGGAGCTTGTGAGCGTCTATAGGGAATTCTAA
- a CDS encoding DUF2934 domain-containing protein gives MLKKLVLKKNREKAVSKTTKKQPPKKEAKFYSAEQINEMIQRKAYEIYLKRSGKPGDHISDWLVAEKLVKSEIKRI, from the coding sequence ATGCTGAAGAAACTGGTATTGAAAAAAAACAGGGAGAAGGCGGTTTCCAAAACAACAAAAAAACAGCCGCCGAAAAAAGAGGCCAAATTTTACAGCGCTGAACAGATCAACGAGATGATCCAGCGAAAGGCCTATGAAATCTACCTCAAGAGATCCGGCAAGCCTGGAGATCATATCAGCGACTGGCTGGTTGCCGAAAAACTGGTAAAAAGCGAGATAAAGCGGATCTAA